A region of the Candidatus Ancaeobacter aquaticus genome:
TTTACAAAAACTCGATGTTAAGTTTATAGGAACTGGAGCAAACGACTATTTCAAGTTTCTGGGGCTTTCACATTGTTGTGGAGGTGATGATATTAAACTCATGAAGTTAGTGAAATTAAAAGTATACGATCCCTACGAACACGATTGTGATTTTAAAACTATTGTTAGTGACTGGATAGATAGCCCCAGAGCGGGGTACATGAGGGTATAATTATAAATTATGTGGAACGGTTTTTGTGAACGCCTTAAATATTAAAGAACATACAATATCAGTAATAATGCCGGCTTTGAATGAAGAGTTAAATATTTCCAATGCAATTGGAAATACGCTAAAAGCTTTTGATGATTATTCTATTGTTGGAGAAATTATTATCGTAAATGACGGTAGTACTGATGGGACTGAGCAAACAGTGCAGTCTTTTTCTCAAGAAGATAGTAGAATTAAGATGATTGTTCACGATAAACCAAAAGGCATTGGAGCATCTTTCTGGGATGGTATTGATAATGCTCAGGGAAATATTATTGTCTTGATACCCGGCGATAATGAAATTGATCCATGGGAAATATTTCGTTATTGTGAATTGCTCGACAATGTTGATATTGTAATCCCGTTCGTTTATAACGAACAAGTAAGGCCATTATTTAGAAGGATTCTATCTTTTTTATATCGTTTCATTGTTAA
Encoded here:
- a CDS encoding glycosyltransferase family 2 protein, whose amino-acid sequence is MNALNIKEHTISVIMPALNEELNISNAIGNTLKAFDDYSIVGEIIIVNDGSTDGTEQTVQSFSQEDSRIKMIVHDKPKGIGASFWDGIDNAQGNIIVLIPGDNEIDPWEIFRYCELLDNVDIVIPFVYNEQVRPLFRRILSFLYRFIVNVSFFTNFNYTNGTILYRKSILKELEYRSSGFFFQTDILIRTVKRGYLYAEVPYRLGIREHGVSRAVSFPSLLKVIKGYLKLIKDHYCSVKIKNNKIFAADSKTATRKDK